From Solwaraspora sp. WMMD1047, the proteins below share one genomic window:
- a CDS encoding FtsK/SpoIIIE domain-containing protein — MGLAATYRRALAAHRQAYVHLAAASRELTSLAAPADTGQLADVAARLRRIGDVVTAAPEPAGFFPGPIPVRVGLAGTSESAAPGGLFPAIVPLTGGTHLAIDADARDPRVAALLRGLVVRLLLAAPPGAVRVATMDTAALGATFVPLRALVEAGVLQPPATNDQEVAALLDAAERHARTTQDRVRAAGGVPGGLPGRFAGGSASGGPASGGPAFGGSGSGDAAAGGPAFGGPDELLLVVAASAPQGRELNRLAALTHAGPSAGVCVLVAGYPPRVAGLTPPELGGTTQIRVEGDRARVGDPPGHLFSSDGSGLAVPVRLDGDPPRQVIDELADQLGEQSRRGSELDFTDLLPARPWTESSAAGLRTVIGRAGRDAVALAFDDKTPHWLVGGRTGAGKTVFLLDVLYGLAARYSPDELALYLLDFKEGISFTEFVPTGRDPSWIPHARAVGIESDREYGVAVLRELRRELNRRASAFKRHGVTKLADLPRDDGRPVPRVVAVIDEFHVLFAGNDAVAREAVALLEELARKGRSYGIHLVLASQSMSGIEALYGKTDSIFGQFPLRIALAGGNGVLDPLNDAAGALPVGSAVVNPAAGIRSANTVVRFPDAHASAGQVAALRHELWRARAAGSRPPAVFKGYESAHVEDDPTFAGLAPGGRRPLALVGRVVDVDLTSAMFPIDATPGRHLAVVGTSPVGADVLHAAAVSLARQHRPGTVAFLLAPLVAGADQVADETAETLAAAGHPVTRLDAQTLRDEIRKLAEPAGRQSTDRTYLVVFGMDAASGVLGITDASFRSGLDDLRTMLRQGPAYGVHLLGWWRGLSRLSDDIGGSFKRDDVACLVALNVTGAELGSYLGTQELPYAPRANRALLIDRHDQRTRLIVPFVRPGHEFDEGL; from the coding sequence TTGGGACTCGCAGCCACGTACCGGCGGGCGCTGGCGGCGCACCGGCAGGCGTACGTGCACCTGGCGGCCGCCTCGCGGGAACTGACCAGCCTTGCCGCGCCGGCCGACACCGGCCAGCTCGCCGACGTCGCCGCGCGGCTGCGGCGGATCGGTGACGTGGTGACGGCGGCGCCGGAACCGGCCGGATTCTTCCCCGGCCCGATCCCGGTGCGGGTCGGTTTGGCCGGCACCTCGGAGAGCGCCGCACCCGGCGGGTTGTTCCCGGCGATCGTGCCGCTGACCGGCGGCACCCACCTCGCGATCGACGCCGACGCCCGCGATCCGCGGGTGGCCGCGCTGCTGCGTGGCCTTGTCGTGCGGCTGTTGCTGGCCGCCCCGCCCGGTGCGGTGCGGGTCGCCACGATGGACACCGCCGCGTTGGGCGCGACGTTCGTACCGTTGCGGGCGCTGGTGGAGGCGGGCGTGCTGCAGCCACCGGCCACCAACGACCAGGAGGTGGCGGCGCTGCTGGACGCGGCCGAACGCCACGCCCGCACCACCCAGGACCGGGTTCGTGCCGCCGGGGGCGTACCGGGCGGCCTACCGGGCCGCTTCGCCGGCGGCTCGGCTTCCGGTGGCCCGGCTTCCGGTGGCCCGGCGTTCGGTGGCTCGGGGTCCGGCGACGCTGCTGCCGGTGGCCCGGCGTTCGGCGGTCCGGATGAGCTGCTGCTGGTGGTGGCCGCCTCGGCGCCGCAGGGGCGGGAGCTGAACCGGCTCGCCGCGCTCACCCATGCCGGACCGAGCGCCGGGGTCTGCGTACTGGTGGCGGGTTATCCGCCGCGGGTGGCGGGCCTGACCCCGCCGGAGCTGGGCGGCACCACCCAGATCCGGGTGGAGGGGGACCGGGCGCGGGTCGGCGACCCGCCCGGTCATCTGTTCAGCAGCGACGGCAGCGGACTGGCCGTGCCGGTGCGGCTGGACGGCGACCCGCCCCGGCAGGTCATCGACGAGCTCGCCGACCAGCTCGGCGAGCAGAGCCGGCGCGGTTCCGAACTGGATTTCACCGACCTGCTGCCGGCCCGGCCGTGGACGGAGTCGTCCGCCGCCGGGCTGCGTACCGTGATCGGCCGCGCCGGCCGGGACGCGGTGGCGCTCGCCTTCGACGACAAGACACCGCACTGGCTGGTCGGCGGCCGCACCGGCGCCGGCAAGACGGTCTTCCTGCTCGATGTCCTCTACGGACTGGCGGCCCGCTACTCCCCGGACGAGCTGGCGCTCTACCTGCTCGACTTCAAGGAGGGCATCAGCTTCACCGAGTTCGTGCCGACCGGCCGCGACCCGTCCTGGATCCCGCACGCCCGGGCGGTCGGCATCGAATCCGACCGGGAGTACGGCGTGGCGGTGCTGCGCGAGCTGCGCCGGGAGCTGAACCGGCGGGCGTCGGCGTTCAAGCGGCACGGCGTCACCAAACTGGCCGACCTGCCCCGCGACGACGGCCGGCCGGTACCCCGGGTGGTCGCGGTGATCGACGAGTTCCACGTGCTCTTCGCCGGCAACGACGCGGTCGCCCGGGAGGCGGTGGCGCTGCTGGAGGAGCTGGCCCGCAAGGGCCGCTCGTACGGCATCCACCTGGTGCTGGCCAGCCAGAGCATGTCCGGCATCGAGGCGCTCTACGGCAAGACCGACTCGATCTTCGGTCAGTTCCCGCTGCGGATCGCGCTGGCCGGCGGTAACGGCGTACTCGATCCGCTCAACGACGCGGCCGGCGCCCTGCCGGTCGGGTCGGCCGTGGTCAACCCGGCCGCCGGCATCCGGTCGGCCAACACCGTGGTCCGGTTCCCCGACGCGCACGCCAGCGCCGGGCAGGTCGCGGCGCTGCGGCACGAGCTGTGGCGGGCGCGGGCGGCCGGCTCGCGACCACCCGCGGTCTTCAAGGGGTACGAGTCGGCGCACGTCGAGGACGACCCCACCTTCGCCGGCCTGGCTCCCGGCGGTCGGCGCCCGCTGGCGCTGGTCGGCCGGGTGGTGGACGTGGACCTCACCTCGGCGATGTTCCCGATCGACGCCACCCCCGGCCGGCACCTGGCGGTGGTCGGCACCTCCCCGGTCGGCGCCGACGTGCTGCACGCCGCCGCCGTCAGCCTGGCCCGCCAGCACCGCCCCGGCACCGTCGCGTTCCTGCTCGCCCCGCTGGTGGCCGGCGCCGACCAGGTCGCCGACGAGACCGCCGAGACGCTGGCGGCGGCCGGCCATCCGGTGACCCGGCTGGACGCGCAGACGCTGCGCGACGAGATCCGCAAGCTGGCCGAGCCGGCCGGCCGGCAGTCGACCGACCGGACCTACCTGGTGGTGTTCGGGATGGACGCCGCCAGCGGGGTGCTCGGCATCACCGACGCGAGCTTCCGGTCCGGGCTGGACGACCTGCGCACGATGCTGCGTCAGGGTCCCGCGTACGGGGTGCACCTGCTCGGCTGGTGGCGTGGACTGAGCCGGCTCTCCGACGACATCGGCGGCTCGTTCAAGCGCGACGACGTCGCCTGCCTGGTGGCGTTGAACGTGACCGGCGCCGAACTCGGCTCCTACCTCGGCACCCAGGAGCTGCCGTACGCGCCGCGCGCGAACCGGGCGCTGCTGATCGACCGGCACGACCAGCGGACCCGGCTGATCGTCCCGTTCGTACGCCCCGGCCACGAGTTCGACGAGGGGCTCTGA
- a CDS encoding OsmC family protein, translated as MTNLVHHYRTVVTWTGNRGTGTSGYRDYDRTHEVAAEGRPVIPGSSDPAFRGDPDRWTPEHLLLAALSQCHMLSYLHLCAVNGVTVTHYVDHADGSMRQVGPGGHFTEVVLRPQITVQNPDQIATATALHPEAHNRCFIAASVNFPVRHEPLIEVAGS; from the coding sequence ATGACGAACCTGGTACACCACTACCGGACGGTGGTCACCTGGACCGGCAATCGCGGCACCGGCACCAGCGGCTACCGCGACTACGACCGGACCCACGAGGTGGCCGCCGAGGGTCGGCCGGTCATCCCCGGCAGCTCCGACCCCGCCTTCCGGGGCGACCCCGACCGCTGGACCCCCGAGCACCTGCTGCTGGCCGCCCTCTCCCAGTGCCACATGCTCTCCTACCTGCACCTATGCGCCGTGAACGGGGTGACGGTGACCCACTATGTCGACCACGCCGACGGCTCCATGCGGCAGGTCGGCCCGGGCGGTCACTTCACGGAAGTAGTCCTGCGCCCCCAGATAACGGTGCAAAACCCCGACCAGATAGCCACCGCAACCGCCCTCCACCCCGAAGCGCACAACCGCTGCTTCATCGCCGCCTCCGTCAACTTCCCCGTCCGCCACGAACCGCTGATCGAGGTCGCAGGAAGCTGA
- a CDS encoding glutamate synthase subunit beta, translating to MPDPNGFLRYGRQLPARRPVPVRIKDWREVYPPASDQLITEQATRCMDCGIPFCHDGCPLGNRIPDWNDLVRTGNWAAAISSLHATNNFPEFTGRLCPAPCEAACVLGIGGVDPVAIKQVEVEIINRAFDLDLVTPQQVGEPTGKRVAVVGSGPAGLAAAQQLARAGHAVTVYERDDAIGGLLRYGIPDFKLEKEHIDRRMAQLTAEGVQFRTGVNVGVDITAEALRAEHDAVLLACGALAGRDTPATPGRQLRGVHQAMAHLVAANRVVSGLATSTPIDAAGKHVVIIGGGDTGADCLGVAHRQGAAGVHQLDLYPEPPHSRDADRDPWPTWPWVLRNYPAHEEGGERVFAVAVQEFVDDGTGQVRAVRIAEVTVEKVDGRRILTLVPGSERELPADLVLLAIGFDGTEEQPLLDQLGVTRNARGAVDSRPDWQTGTDGVFVAGDMHRGASLIVWAIAEGRAAAAAIHTYLGGAGELPAPVNPASRPLAVR from the coding sequence GTGCCTGACCCGAACGGTTTCCTGCGGTACGGCCGGCAGCTGCCCGCCCGCCGCCCGGTGCCGGTCCGGATCAAAGACTGGCGGGAGGTCTACCCTCCCGCCAGCGACCAGCTCATCACCGAGCAGGCGACCCGCTGCATGGACTGCGGCATCCCGTTCTGCCACGACGGCTGCCCGCTGGGCAACCGCATCCCGGACTGGAACGACCTGGTCCGCACCGGCAACTGGGCGGCGGCCATCTCCTCGCTGCACGCCACGAACAACTTCCCCGAGTTCACCGGCCGACTCTGCCCGGCACCCTGCGAGGCGGCCTGCGTACTCGGCATCGGTGGGGTCGACCCGGTCGCCATCAAGCAGGTCGAGGTCGAGATCATCAACCGGGCCTTCGACCTGGACCTGGTGACGCCGCAGCAGGTCGGCGAGCCGACCGGCAAGCGGGTCGCGGTGGTCGGGTCCGGCCCGGCCGGGCTGGCCGCCGCCCAGCAACTGGCCCGCGCCGGGCACGCGGTGACCGTGTACGAACGGGACGACGCGATCGGCGGGCTGCTGCGCTACGGCATCCCGGACTTCAAGCTGGAGAAGGAGCACATCGACCGCCGGATGGCCCAGCTCACCGCCGAGGGCGTCCAGTTCCGCACCGGCGTCAACGTCGGCGTCGACATCACCGCCGAGGCGCTGCGGGCCGAGCACGACGCGGTGCTGCTCGCCTGCGGGGCGCTCGCCGGCCGGGACACCCCGGCCACCCCGGGCCGCCAGCTGCGCGGCGTACACCAGGCGATGGCGCACCTGGTGGCGGCCAACCGAGTGGTTTCCGGGCTGGCGACGAGCACCCCGATCGACGCCGCCGGCAAGCACGTGGTGATCATCGGCGGCGGTGACACCGGCGCCGACTGTCTCGGCGTGGCGCACCGGCAGGGCGCGGCCGGCGTACACCAGCTCGACCTGTACCCGGAGCCGCCGCACAGCCGCGACGCCGACCGCGACCCGTGGCCGACCTGGCCGTGGGTGCTGCGCAACTACCCGGCCCACGAGGAGGGCGGCGAGCGGGTCTTCGCGGTCGCCGTGCAGGAGTTCGTCGACGACGGCACCGGCCAGGTGCGGGCGGTGCGGATCGCCGAGGTGACCGTCGAGAAGGTCGACGGCCGGCGGATCCTGACCCTGGTGCCCGGGTCGGAGCGGGAACTCCCCGCCGACCTGGTGCTGCTCGCGATCGGCTTCGACGGCACCGAGGAGCAGCCGCTGCTCGACCAGCTCGGGGTGACCCGCAACGCGCGCGGCGCGGTGGACTCCCGACCGGACTGGCAGACCGGCACCGACGGCGTCTTCGTCGCCGGCGACATGCACCGGGGGGCCTCGCTCATCGTCTGGGCGATCGCCGAGGGCCGGGCTGCCGCCGCCGCGATCCACACCTACCTCGGCGGCGCCGGCGAACTCCCAGCCCCGGTCAACCCGGCCTCCCGCCCACTGGCGGTCCGCTGA
- a CDS encoding glutamate synthase-related protein yields the protein MPIAQSDPTAPGLPTAQGLYDPAFERDACGVAFVADLNGRRSHDVVGKGLSALCRLDHRGARGAEPNTGDGAGIMLQVPDGFLREVVDFPLPPAGQYATGLVFLPVDEPDEAQARRVIEKYALVEGAEVLGWRDVPVVPDDLGETALAARPRIQQIFIAARRLTDSPAGPAGSPLTGLDLDRVAFCVRKQAERESAERGVPAYFPSLSARTMVYKGMLTPDQLPSYFPDLTDPRVTSAIALVHSRFSTNTFPSWPLAHPYRFIAHNGEINTIRGNKNWMNAREALLSSPAIPGNIKRLFPVCTPGASDSANFDEVLELLHLAGRSLPHAVLMMIPEAWENDSDMEPAERAFYRFHASLMEPWDGPASVAFTDGSLVGAVLDRNGLRPGRWWRTSDGLVVLGSEAGVLDLDPATVVAKGRLQPGRMFLVDTVAGRIVSDDEIKAELAAERPYDDWLHAGLIDLADLPAREHTVYTHDSVLRRQQTFGYTEEELKILLAPMARTGAEPIGSMGTDTPISPLSTRPRLLYDYFHQLFAQVTNPPLDAIREELVTSLQSTIGPEANLLDPGPASCRQIVLPYPIIDNDELAKILSIDEDGDLPGFKAVRVSGLYRLRDGAAGIRARLTEICRHVSEAIEDGVRILVLSDRDSTVDLAPIPSLLLTAAVHQHLVREQTRTQAALIVESGDCREVHHAAVLIGYGAAAVNPYLAFESVEDLIATGALTGVAPQTAIRNYVKALGKGVLKIMSKMGISTVSSYCGAQVFEAVGLDDRLVQRYFAGTPGRIGGVGLAGIHGEIAARHARAFPRSLTGVPPAGAATAGTAQPAAGPAGDGELRRLAVGGEYQWRREGELHLFNPETVFLLQHATRSRQYDIFREYTAKVDELAARTGSLRGLFTLLTGEREPVPLDEVEPASEIVKRFATGAMSYGSISAEAHETLAVAMNRLGGKSNTGEGGEDVDRLHDPARRSAVKQIASGRFGVTSEYLVNADDLQIKMAQGAKPGEGGQLPGNKVWPWIARTRHATPGVGLISPPPHHDIYSIEDLAQLVHDLKCVNPAARVHVKLVSEIGVGTVAAGVAKLKADVILISGHDGGTGASPLNSLKHAGTPWELGLAEAQQTLLLNKLRDRVTVQVDGQLKTGRDVLVAALLGAEEFGFATAPLIVAGCVMMRVCHLDTCPVGIATQNPVLRERYTGRPEFVENFFLFLAEEVRGYLAELGFRTLEEAIGRAELLDFEPALEHWKAHGLDLTPVLHVPDLPPDAARRGVRAQDHGLAKALDNELIRLAEPALRDGTPVRAATAVRNEHRSVGAMLGGEVTRRFGGEGLPTDTIDLTLTGTAGQSFGAFLPRGVTLRMIGDANDYVGKGLSGGRIVIRPDHAAPFVGAAASRPDGTGGAEEQIIAGNTILYGATGGELFLRGRVGERFAVRNSGAVTVVEGVGDHGCEYMTGGTVVVLGPTGRNLAAGMSGGTAFVWRLDRRKVNPELVDLAPLADDERVTLHNLVQRHFAETDSAIAEELLKRWPEAVEEFTAVVPRDYRRVLEIMKAAEAAGRDVDEAVMSALAAPTAPAAAPAAPTVTELPAPRASQEVARA from the coding sequence CTGCCGATCGCGCAGAGTGACCCGACCGCGCCAGGTCTGCCGACCGCGCAGGGACTCTACGACCCGGCCTTCGAGCGGGACGCCTGCGGGGTCGCCTTCGTCGCGGACCTCAACGGCCGGCGGTCCCACGACGTGGTGGGCAAGGGCCTGTCGGCGCTGTGCCGCCTCGACCACCGGGGTGCCCGGGGCGCCGAGCCGAACACCGGTGACGGCGCCGGCATCATGCTGCAGGTGCCGGACGGCTTCCTGCGCGAGGTGGTCGACTTCCCGCTGCCGCCCGCCGGGCAGTACGCCACCGGCCTGGTCTTCCTCCCGGTCGACGAGCCCGACGAGGCGCAGGCCCGCCGGGTCATCGAGAAGTACGCGCTGGTCGAGGGCGCCGAGGTGCTCGGCTGGCGGGACGTGCCGGTGGTCCCGGACGACCTGGGGGAGACGGCGCTCGCCGCCCGCCCCCGGATCCAGCAGATCTTCATCGCCGCGCGTCGGCTGACCGACTCGCCCGCCGGCCCGGCCGGCTCCCCGCTCACCGGCCTCGACCTGGACCGGGTGGCGTTCTGCGTCCGCAAGCAGGCCGAGCGGGAGAGCGCCGAACGCGGGGTGCCCGCGTACTTCCCGTCGCTGTCGGCGCGAACCATGGTCTACAAGGGGATGCTCACCCCGGACCAGTTGCCGAGCTACTTCCCGGACCTGACCGACCCGCGGGTGACGAGCGCCATCGCGCTGGTGCACTCCCGCTTCTCGACGAACACCTTCCCGTCCTGGCCGCTGGCGCACCCGTACCGGTTCATCGCCCACAACGGCGAGATCAACACGATCCGGGGCAACAAGAACTGGATGAACGCGCGGGAGGCCCTGCTGTCGAGTCCGGCGATCCCGGGCAACATCAAGCGGCTCTTCCCGGTCTGCACCCCGGGCGCCTCCGACTCGGCGAACTTCGACGAGGTGCTTGAGCTGCTGCACCTGGCCGGCCGGAGCCTGCCGCACGCGGTGCTGATGATGATCCCGGAGGCGTGGGAGAACGACTCGGACATGGAGCCCGCGGAGCGGGCCTTCTACCGGTTCCACGCCAGCCTGATGGAGCCGTGGGACGGGCCGGCCTCGGTCGCCTTCACCGACGGTTCGCTGGTCGGCGCGGTGCTCGACCGCAACGGCCTGCGGCCGGGCCGGTGGTGGCGGACCAGCGACGGGTTGGTGGTGCTGGGCAGCGAGGCCGGCGTGCTGGACCTCGACCCGGCCACGGTGGTCGCCAAGGGCCGGCTGCAGCCGGGTCGGATGTTCCTGGTCGACACGGTGGCCGGCCGGATCGTCTCCGACGACGAGATCAAGGCCGAGTTGGCCGCCGAGCGGCCGTACGACGACTGGCTGCACGCCGGGCTGATCGACCTGGCCGACCTGCCGGCCCGGGAGCACACGGTCTACACCCACGACTCGGTGCTGCGCCGCCAGCAGACCTTCGGCTACACCGAGGAGGAGCTGAAGATCCTGCTGGCGCCGATGGCCCGCACCGGCGCCGAGCCGATCGGGTCGATGGGCACCGACACCCCGATCTCGCCGCTGTCCACCCGGCCGCGGCTGCTCTACGACTACTTCCACCAGCTCTTCGCCCAGGTCACCAACCCGCCGCTGGACGCGATCCGGGAGGAGCTGGTCACCAGCCTGCAGTCGACCATCGGGCCGGAGGCCAACCTGCTCGATCCCGGCCCGGCGAGCTGCCGGCAGATCGTGCTGCCGTACCCGATCATCGACAACGACGAGCTGGCCAAGATCCTCTCGATCGACGAGGACGGCGACCTGCCCGGCTTCAAGGCGGTCCGGGTCTCCGGGCTCTACCGGCTGCGCGACGGCGCCGCCGGCATCCGGGCCCGGCTGACCGAGATCTGCCGGCACGTCTCCGAGGCGATCGAGGACGGCGTACGGATTCTGGTGCTGTCGGACCGGGACTCCACCGTCGACCTGGCGCCGATTCCCTCCCTGCTGCTCACCGCCGCCGTGCACCAGCACCTGGTCCGCGAGCAGACCCGCACCCAGGCGGCGCTGATCGTCGAGTCCGGCGACTGCCGGGAGGTGCACCACGCCGCGGTCCTGATCGGCTACGGCGCGGCGGCGGTCAACCCGTACCTCGCCTTCGAGTCGGTGGAGGACCTGATCGCCACCGGCGCGCTCACCGGCGTGGCGCCGCAGACGGCGATCCGCAACTACGTCAAGGCGCTCGGCAAGGGCGTCTTGAAGATCATGTCCAAGATGGGCATCTCCACGGTCTCGTCGTACTGCGGGGCGCAGGTCTTCGAGGCGGTCGGCCTGGACGACCGGCTGGTGCAGCGCTACTTTGCCGGCACCCCGGGCCGGATCGGCGGCGTCGGCCTGGCCGGCATCCACGGCGAGATCGCCGCCCGGCACGCCCGGGCGTTCCCCCGCTCGCTTACCGGCGTCCCGCCGGCGGGTGCCGCGACGGCCGGCACCGCGCAGCCGGCCGCCGGGCCGGCCGGCGACGGCGAGCTGCGCCGGCTGGCCGTCGGCGGCGAGTACCAGTGGCGCCGCGAGGGTGAACTGCACCTGTTCAACCCGGAGACGGTCTTCCTGCTCCAGCACGCCACCCGCAGCCGGCAGTACGACATCTTCCGCGAGTACACCGCGAAGGTGGACGAACTGGCCGCCCGCACGGGTTCGCTGCGCGGGCTGTTCACGCTGCTGACCGGCGAGCGGGAGCCGGTGCCGCTGGACGAGGTCGAACCGGCCAGCGAGATCGTCAAGCGGTTCGCCACCGGCGCCATGTCATACGGTTCGATCTCCGCCGAGGCGCACGAGACCCTCGCCGTGGCGATGAACCGCCTCGGCGGCAAGTCCAACACCGGCGAGGGCGGCGAGGACGTCGACCGGCTGCACGACCCGGCGCGCCGCTCCGCGGTCAAGCAGATCGCCAGCGGCCGGTTCGGGGTGACCAGCGAATACCTCGTGAACGCCGACGACCTGCAGATCAAGATGGCGCAGGGGGCTAAGCCCGGCGAGGGCGGCCAGCTGCCCGGCAACAAGGTCTGGCCCTGGATCGCCCGGACCCGGCACGCCACCCCCGGGGTGGGGCTGATCTCCCCGCCGCCGCACCACGACATCTACTCCATCGAGGACCTGGCCCAGCTCGTCCACGACCTCAAGTGCGTGAACCCGGCCGCCCGGGTGCACGTCAAGCTGGTCAGCGAGATCGGGGTGGGCACGGTCGCGGCCGGGGTGGCCAAGCTCAAGGCCGACGTGATCCTGATCTCCGGGCACGACGGTGGTACCGGCGCCTCCCCGCTCAACTCGCTCAAGCACGCCGGCACCCCGTGGGAGCTGGGCCTGGCCGAGGCGCAGCAGACGCTGCTGCTCAACAAGCTCCGCGACCGGGTCACCGTGCAGGTCGACGGCCAGCTCAAGACCGGCCGGGACGTGCTGGTCGCGGCGCTGCTCGGCGCCGAGGAGTTCGGCTTCGCCACCGCGCCGCTGATCGTCGCCGGCTGCGTGATGATGCGGGTCTGCCACCTGGACACCTGCCCGGTCGGCATCGCCACCCAGAACCCGGTGCTGCGCGAGCGGTACACCGGCCGGCCGGAGTTCGTGGAGAACTTCTTCCTCTTCCTCGCCGAGGAGGTCCGCGGCTACCTGGCCGAGCTGGGCTTCCGGACGCTCGAGGAGGCGATCGGCCGGGCCGAGCTGCTCGACTTCGAGCCGGCGCTGGAGCACTGGAAGGCGCACGGGCTGGACCTCACTCCCGTACTGCACGTGCCGGACCTGCCGCCCGACGCCGCGCGGCGCGGGGTGCGCGCCCAGGACCACGGCCTGGCCAAGGCCCTGGACAACGAGCTGATCCGGCTCGCCGAACCGGCGCTGCGCGACGGCACCCCGGTGCGGGCGGCCACCGCGGTACGCAACGAGCACCGCAGCGTGGGCGCGATGCTCGGCGGCGAGGTGACCCGCCGGTTCGGCGGCGAAGGGCTGCCCACCGACACCATCGACCTGACTCTGACCGGCACCGCCGGCCAGTCGTTCGGGGCGTTCCTGCCGCGCGGGGTGACGCTGCGGATGATCGGTGACGCCAACGACTACGTCGGCAAGGGGCTCTCCGGCGGCCGGATCGTGATCCGGCCGGACCACGCGGCGCCGTTCGTCGGGGCGGCGGCCAGCCGCCCGGACGGCACCGGCGGGGCCGAGGAGCAGATCATCGCCGGCAACACCATCCTGTACGGCGCCACCGGCGGGGAACTGTTCCTGCGCGGCCGGGTCGGGGAGCGGTTCGCGGTGCGCAACTCCGGCGCGGTGACCGTCGTCGAGGGCGTCGGCGACCACGGCTGCGAGTACATGACCGGCGGCACGGTGGTGGTGCTCGGCCCGACCGGCCGGAACCTCGCCGCCGGGATGTCCGGCGGCACCGCGTTCGTCTGGCGGCTGGACCGCCGCAAGGTCAACCCGGAACTGGTGGACCTCGCGCCGCTCGCCGACGACGAGCGGGTCACCCTGCACAACCTGGTGCAGCGGCACTTCGCCGAGACCGACTCGGCGATCGCCGAGGAGCTGCTCAAGCGCTGGCCGGAGGCGGTCGAGGAGTTCACCGCCGTGGTCCCGCGGGACTACCGCCGGGTGTTGGAGATCATGAAGGCCGCCGAAGCCGCCGGCCGGGACGTCGACGAGGCGGTGATGTCCGCGCTGGCCGCCCCGACGGCGCCGGCGGCGGCGCCCGCCGCGCCGACCGTGACGGAGCTGCCCGCGCCGCGGGCGTCCCAGGAGGTGGCTCGTGCCTGA
- a CDS encoding GNAT family N-acetyltransferase, with protein MSHTEEFGGLVLFVRDGAGWPFYARPRPDATEPPSAADITAVRQRQRDLGVPEAFEWMHERHPDLLAVARSAGLAVLEAPLMVLDVAELAPPERFADVPVRVLDPDDPRYPADLAVRRALATVGFGTPGTEPGAAGPAERDATTIELAPDVLAEERARAVGGRQVSALAELPGIGAVACGTAMRVDDVAEITGVATLPSVRRRGVGAALTAALTRRMLDLGTDLVFLSAGSEDIARVYLRVGFRRLGTACIGEPAAVPA; from the coding sequence ATGTCCCACACGGAGGAGTTCGGCGGTCTTGTGCTATTTGTCCGGGACGGTGCCGGCTGGCCCTTCTACGCCCGCCCCCGGCCGGACGCCACCGAGCCGCCTTCTGCGGCCGACATTACCGCAGTCCGGCAACGTCAGCGCGACCTCGGTGTACCCGAGGCGTTCGAGTGGATGCACGAGCGGCACCCCGACCTGCTCGCCGTCGCCCGCTCCGCCGGCCTGGCGGTCCTGGAGGCGCCGCTGATGGTGCTGGACGTCGCGGAACTGGCGCCACCGGAGCGCTTCGCCGACGTACCGGTGCGGGTCCTGGACCCCGACGACCCGCGGTATCCCGCGGACCTCGCGGTCCGTCGCGCGCTGGCCACGGTCGGGTTCGGCACCCCCGGCACCGAACCCGGCGCGGCCGGCCCGGCCGAACGCGACGCCACCACCATCGAACTGGCGCCGGACGTCCTCGCCGAGGAGCGCGCCCGGGCGGTCGGCGGCCGGCAGGTCTCCGCGCTCGCCGAGCTGCCCGGCATCGGGGCGGTGGCCTGCGGCACCGCGATGCGGGTCGATGATGTCGCGGAAATCACCGGCGTGGCCACGCTGCCGAGCGTCCGCCGCCGGGGCGTCGGGGCGGCCCTCACCGCGGCCCTGACCCGCCGGATGCTCGACCTCGGCACCGACCTGGTCTTCCTCTCCGCCGGCAGCGAGGACATCGCGCGGGTCTACCTGCGGGTCGGCTTCCGCCGGCTGGGAACGGCCTGCATCGGCGAACCCGCCGCCGTGCCGGCCTGA